Part of the bacterium genome is shown below.
TGGTGTGCACCCGGGGCTGGATGCTGCGCCCAACAATGGGTCGGGTGGTTCGATTTTCATCTATGAGGACGCCACGATCTCGCCATTCGGCGTGGATCTAGGAGATGATGCATATCTCCTGATGCTGGGAGGCACCGTTGCAAACGTCCTGGAGAACGGCGTGGATGCCGCCGGGGACGGAAGTTTCGCTCGTATCGAAGGCGGTACGATCACTGGCGGACAAGCTTCGCTGCGGGCTCTGCGAACTGCCGAGGTGCTCATCCTCGGTGGAACTTTCAACGGTGACTTCATCATCAATGACGACGCCAGAGTGACTGTCGTCGGCTCCGGATTCAACTTTCCTTTCGGGACGATCGTCGGTGGGGCAGGCGGTACGCCGAGTGGAACTCTTACAGGCACGCTCGCCGACGGTTCGGTCATCTCGGTCGACTTCAGCCTGGAGGACCATGAGAGTCGACTCGTCTTGCAATCGGGCACGCACCAACCGAGCCATCCGACGAACCTTCTCTGCAATGCGTCGGATGCGTCAATCGACGGCGACGACGACGGTTTGCTCGACGTCTTCGAAACGGCGACAGGCGTGTTCGTATCCATCTTCGATACGGGGACCAGCGCTTTGCTGCCGGACTCGGATAGCGACGGGATCAACGACGGAGACGAGGTGGCAAGAGGTTCGAACCCCAATAGTCCGCCCGCTGCCGTTCCGCTGTCGTCGATGTTGGGGTTGCTGATCGTCTCGGCTTGCGCACCAGCCGCTGGACTGTACTTGCTGAGGGACCTCAAGCGATCCTAGAAGCCCCGCCCAAAAGGGCGGTTTCGGCATCGGAATCGCTTCTTCCGCATCTGCCCGTAGTGTGCCAGAGCACAGCCGACGAATTTCGCGAGCAGATTCAACGCGCTGAGAACACGGTGGGAGCTCCGACCTCAGACGATTCTGGCACGCCCTGGCCGGGCTAGCGTTAGTCTCTGGGTCGCGACTCGACCGTCTCGTCTACGAGGAATCGTCGACCCGACGGGAAGCCGCAGTAATCTACAAGTCGAGCGTAAATGCTGGAGGCTGAAATGGGCCCGAGGCCGCTTTGTTTCGTCGTCATGCCCTTCGGCAAGAAGCCCGATCCTACGGGTCGAGGCATGATCGATTTCGATCGGATCTACTCCCAGTCGCTGGCTCCAGCGATCGAAGACGCCGGGCTCGAGCCGATTCGTGCGGACCATGAGCGTACGGGCGGAGTGATTCACAAGCCGATGTTCGAGCGGTTGCTCTTGTGTGATTTCGCGATCGCCGATCTGACGACCGCGAACGCGAACGTCTTCTACGAACTGGGAGTTCGTCACACCGCGAGGCCGGCGACGACCTTGACGATCTTCGCGGATCATCAACCCATTCCGTTCGACGTGAACTTTCTGAGTTCCGT
Proteins encoded:
- a CDS encoding thrombospondin type 3 repeat-containing protein: MRLSISIIILLVVASSAAADISSGSVEVVSGSVSSTCDITDGTGAAPDPTIVFAVEGNGFRTAHVSGRSSLWMLGGEPLRLTGSDSATVYLGGVVSQGVSHTIADDASLIAACGVHPGLDAAPNNGSGGSIFIYEDATISPFGVDLGDDAYLLMLGGTVANVLENGVDAAGDGSFARIEGGTITGGQASLRALRTAEVLILGGTFNGDFIINDDARVTVVGSGFNFPFGTIVGGAGGTPSGTLTGTLADGSVISVDFSLEDHESRLVLQSGTHQPSHPTNLLCNASDASIDGDDDGLLDVFETATGVFVSIFDTGTSALLPDSDSDGINDGDEVARGSNPNSPPAAVPLSSMLGLLIVSACAPAAGLYLLRDLKRS